A part of Paenibacillus sp. genomic DNA contains:
- a CDS encoding DUF4362 domain-containing protein encodes MRTGWGAALALIAALAAGCAAVPATALPPPMDEGDIVYSGLGPREAGNLDRFDAFLAVTASGGEDAVRIVSYTEEGAAIYTDVMYEEGKYIVYVDASEDGYAAEEDRERRKTAECLELVTTDRPDEFEAYTCAEYTFLVADIQE; translated from the coding sequence GTGAGAACGGGATGGGGAGCGGCGCTGGCGCTGATCGCGGCGCTGGCGGCAGGATGCGCCGCGGTGCCGGCGACGGCGCTGCCGCCGCCGATGGACGAAGGGGATATCGTATATTCCGGACTTGGTCCGAGGGAAGCAGGCAATTTGGACCGATTCGACGCGTTCTTGGCCGTGACGGCCAGCGGCGGCGAAGACGCCGTCCGCATCGTCAGCTACACGGAAGAAGGCGCGGCGATTTACACGGACGTGATGTATGAGGAAGGCAAGTATATCGTCTATGTGGACGCGTCCGAAGACGGCTATGCCGCCGAGGAGGACCGCGAGCGCCGCAAAACGGCGGAATGCTTGGAGCTGGTGACGACGGACCGGCCGGACGAATTCGAGGCGTATACATGCGCCGAGTATACGTTCTTGGTCGCGGATATTCAGGAGTGA
- a CDS encoding biotin/lipoate A/B protein ligase family protein, producing the protein MTNEWRLVRSGACAPDYNMAADEAMMKAVGAGEAPPTLRFYGWNPATLSIGYFQKAEDEVDLEEVRRRGLGFVRRPTGGRAVLHDVEVTYSIAVPEKYPGLPTSVTESYRVLSEGLVHGFRALGLDAAMVSLASEEEKAKYASAGSAACFDSPSWYELVVDGRKVAGSAQVRQHGAVLQHGSILLDLDIEQLFSLLRFRSERLRERLAASFADKAAAINDLRAARGLAGVAASDAEAAFADGWARSLGVRFAPQPLSAAEEAETARLVAEKYGTDEWNLRR; encoded by the coding sequence ATGACGAATGAATGGCGATTGGTACGATCGGGGGCGTGCGCCCCCGACTACAATATGGCGGCGGACGAAGCGATGATGAAGGCGGTCGGGGCCGGCGAGGCGCCGCCGACGCTCCGGTTCTACGGCTGGAATCCGGCGACGCTGTCGATCGGCTACTTCCAGAAGGCCGAGGACGAGGTCGACCTCGAGGAGGTGCGCCGCCGCGGGCTCGGCTTCGTGCGCCGGCCGACGGGCGGCCGCGCGGTGCTGCACGACGTCGAAGTGACGTACTCGATCGCGGTGCCGGAGAAATACCCCGGCCTGCCGACGTCCGTCACGGAGTCGTACCGGGTGCTGAGCGAAGGGCTCGTGCACGGGTTCCGGGCGCTCGGGCTGGATGCGGCGATGGTGTCGCTGGCGAGCGAGGAGGAGAAGGCGAAATACGCGTCGGCGGGCTCCGCCGCCTGCTTCGATTCGCCTTCTTGGTATGAGCTCGTCGTCGACGGCCGCAAGGTGGCGGGCAGCGCCCAAGTGCGCCAGCACGGCGCCGTGCTGCAGCACGGCTCGATCCTGCTCGATCTCGATATCGAGCAGCTGTTCTCGCTGCTGCGGTTCCGCAGCGAGCGGCTCCGCGAACGGCTTGCGGCCTCGTTCGCCGACAAAGCGGCGGCGATCAACGACCTGCGCGCCGCGCGGGGGCTCGCCGGCGTCGCCGCGTCCGACGCCGAGGCGGCGTTCGCGGACGGCTGGGCGCGCTCGCTCGGCGTCCGGTTCGCGCCGCAGCCGCTGAGCGCCGCCGAAGAAGCCGAAACGGCGCGGCTCGTCGCGGAGAAGTACGGCACGGACGAGTGGAACCTTCGCCGGTAG